Below is a window of Moraxella nasibovis DNA.
GATGGCAGGCAAAGTGGTTTTTAATATGGGTGTGATTGTCGGTTTGCTGTCTGGACTTTGTTATTCTTTGTATGGCATTTTGGGTAAAAAAGCGATGGCATATCACCACCCGTCCAATTTGGTCTTTTTTAGCTCGGTGTTTATCAGTGCAATCACGCTACTTTTATTACCCCAGACTTATGGCACTTATGGGCAGTTATTGAATTTGCCAAGTTATGCCATGTTGTTTGTTTTGGGCTTGAGCGTGGTGGGGACGATTGCCCCGTTTTTCTTGTATATGAGTGCGCTACATAAATTGCCTGCCACGACTGCGTCTGTGTTTACCATCATTGAGCCTTTGACGGCGATTATTTTGGCGGTGATTTTATTAAAACAGCCTTTATCATTATGGCAAATGATAGGCGTGGGGCTGATTGTGGGGGCGACTTTGGTCAATGCTTTAGAACGATAAATCAGACCATCATTAGCAATTTTATGGGTTTTATCTTATAATAAGTGTCTTTTATCTTTATTTTTAAGTCCCATCTAATGACTCACTCCAAAAATATCCTACTTGCCATTACCGGCGGGATTTCCGCCTACAAATCCGCCATTTTGGCACGCCTACTGATTAAAAGCGGACACCAAGTGCGTGTGATGATGACCGCTTCGGCGTGTGAGTTTATCACGCCTTTGACCCTCCAAGCCTTGACGGGCAACGAAGTCCACACCGATTTACTCAATGAACAAGCCGAAAAAGGCATGGGGCATATTGAGCTTGCCAAATGGGCGGATTTGGTCGTGATTGCCCCTGCAAGTGCCAACACCATTGGCAAGCTGGCGAACGGCTTGGCGGACAACCTTGTCACCAATGTCATTCTTGTCACCACCGCCCCTATAATGCTTGTTCCTGCGATGAATCAGGCGATGTGGGGCAACGCCATTGTGCAGGACAATTTGGCAAAACTTGCCCGTTTTGGCTTTATCATCGTTCCGCCTGATAGCGGAGAGCAGGCGTGTGGTGATGTCGGGTCGGGGCGGTTGCCTGAGCCTGAAACCTTGTGCGAGCAAATTAGCCAATTTTTGAACATTCAAAACACCGCCCAAACTTTGGCGGGCAAAACGGTCGTCATCACCGCAGGGGCAACGCTTGAACCCATTGACCCCGTCCGCTATTTCTCCAACCATTCCACAGGCAAAATGGGCTATGCTCTGGCAAAAGCGTGCGTGAACGCAGGGGCAACAGTCATCATCGTGGCAGGGGCGAAGGTCAATCTGCCTACGCCTTTGGAGGTAAAGAAAATCACGATAGGCACGGCGGACGAGATGCTCACGGCGTGTTTACAAGTGTGTGAAAAGGCGGATATTTTTATCGCTACGGCTGCCGTGGCAGATTTTAAGGTCAAAAATATCGCCACGCAAAAACTCAAAAAAACCGCTGACAATGATGGCTTGACCTTACACCTTGTTAAAAACCCTGATGTCTTGGCGACAATTTCCACCACTTATCCGCACCTTTTGACCGTTGGTTTTGCTGCCGAAACCCAAGATATTGAAAATTATGCCAAAGGCAAACTTGTTGCCAAAAATTTGGATATGATTGCAGTCAATGATGTCTCGGATAAGACGATTGGCTTTGGCTCTGATGACAATGCGATGACGGTGTTTTTTGCTGAACAATATGGGCTTGATGAAGTCAAACTTGCCAAAATGAGTAAGGATAACATTGCTAAAAATTTGGTGGATTGTGTGGCAAGGTTATTAAATGGCGGTTAAGTTATTAAGTCGCAAGCGTGATTTTGTGCTTGCTCCGATTTATTATGCCCAAGCCAAAAGGGTCGCCAAAACCACCCTAAGATTGCCCGAGCCTGATGGCGTGCGAACAAGGCAGTTTGGCGGGGAAAATGCGGTGTCGCTTGCGATTTT
It encodes the following:
- a CDS encoding DMT family transporter encodes the protein MTKNNNILIGSLQVILAGVCWGSLGIFSSKLLAFGFESFQVTILRIVTAGLVVLLLLPAVLPILKKLSTPEWINLILQSLIGVLGMTLCYFYAVGQVGVSMAVALLYTAPVFSLVLARLILNEPITKKSAILGVVAVVGVGFLMAGKVVFNMGVIVGLLSGLCYSLYGILGKKAMAYHHPSNLVFFSSVFISAITLLLLPQTYGTYGQLLNLPSYAMLFVLGLSVVGTIAPFFLYMSALHKLPATTASVFTIIEPLTAIILAVILLKQPLSLWQMIGVGLIVGATLVNALER
- the coaBC gene encoding bifunctional phosphopantothenoylcysteine decarboxylase/phosphopantothenate--cysteine ligase CoaBC, with the translated sequence MTHSKNILLAITGGISAYKSAILARLLIKSGHQVRVMMTASACEFITPLTLQALTGNEVHTDLLNEQAEKGMGHIELAKWADLVVIAPASANTIGKLANGLADNLVTNVILVTTAPIMLVPAMNQAMWGNAIVQDNLAKLARFGFIIVPPDSGEQACGDVGSGRLPEPETLCEQISQFLNIQNTAQTLAGKTVVITAGATLEPIDPVRYFSNHSTGKMGYALAKACVNAGATVIIVAGAKVNLPTPLEVKKITIGTADEMLTACLQVCEKADIFIATAAVADFKVKNIATQKLKKTADNDGLTLHLVKNPDVLATISTTYPHLLTVGFAAETQDIENYAKGKLVAKNLDMIAVNDVSDKTIGFGSDDNAMTVFFAEQYGLDEVKLAKMSKDNIAKNLVDCVARLLNGG